The window AGGCTACAAAAACTACTGCGACAGGCAAACCAAACGAGCCCAAGAAGGCTCCAACGGCGAAAGAAGCCACAAACGCCCCAGTATCAATGCCAATAGCCGCTTGGAGGTTTCCGCCGGAATAGGATTGCGTGTCATTGTAAATATCGCCTGCCAGCAAAGCTGCCGATAAAACGCCAATTTTGGAAATTTTCTTAACTGACTTTATTGCCGCGGCACTGCTTTTGGGAACGGTAACCCTTACATGAGTATTTCGTGCATTTACTAACGTCGATGGTTTCCAATATGATTCTGTGGTTTTAACTACGGCTGCGGCTTTTTCTGCTGCTGTATCAATCCCCGATACCACCGCGTTTCCCACAAAAGCACCTGTAACGCTTGATGCAACCCAAGTCTTAATAGATGCTGCGGTTGTGCTTACCCAGTTGGAAACCGTTGATGCCGCATTGCTAATCCAGTTCCCGATCTCTTTCCAAAACAGACCGCCAAGGTCAGAGTGGTTTACAGGGTTGTTGCCGCAGTATGCAAACAAATTATAGTCCCTGATATCCTGATTTGCTCCGATCTGTGCGTCCGCATTCAAAAATCTCCCGGTCTGTGGGTCATAGTACCTACTGTTGAGGCAATACAGCCCAGTTTCGGAATCATAGCAGTAGCTCCTGTAGCGGAACGGGTTCTTTTGGCCAACCGTGTCTGCCAGTGAGCCTGTCGTGCTAAGAAGCTTGCCCCAAGCATCATAGGCGTATTCGACTACCAAATTGACATTGACATCGACGATGCCGGTCACATCGCCCTGAACATTTTTCGTGTAATAATAGGCTGTGCCGTTATAGGTAAATCCAACTAAAGTTCTGTCACTTTCGTACAGGAACCAAAGAATGTCATTGCTGGTCTGCTGAGCCATAATCACACTGCCGTCAAGGAAGTGATTTGTGGTTACGAAGTCAGCAGTTTTGCTCGTACGAATCCCGTTGCTGTTGTAAGTATAGTTCAGGTTTTTGCCGTTTGCAACTTTTAACATGACTGGAAAAAGAGTCCAGTGAAATATCACCGAACTCACATAATCAGAATTTTATAAATCTTCTCCCATCACTTCTTTATCTGTACAATATCCAATAAAATTGACTAATTTATCAGAATATTTCACCATTATAATGTATTTCCTCTTGGTGGCTGGAACCCATTGAACGATTTTAGAATCAAATGGCTTTAACATAAAGTATATGAATTTGTATGGAATGGTAATATCATAATTTGTATGAACTTGTATCCGATATATATCCCCCCAAGCAATTTTTCTAAATGTAATGAACCAAAAACATTTTTTGATACCTTGTTTATCAAATCTTATTGTCTGGCAAGCAAAGGGTAAACAAGGTACTAAAAATATTCCAAGTAAAATATAAAGATTTATCCCAGCCCAAATTGATTGCTCATGTATACTCACAATAACTGCACTGACTAGTAATGCTAGATTTAAAAAGAGAACACTAAAATACGCAAAAGGGAACCATATGATTTTCATTGTTTTAATTTCCTTCATTGATTTGCTGCAAAATAAAATCAGTTACAGATTGCTTAAGGCCCAAATATTTTGTCATTATTAAAGACGCTAAATTTTCATCAAAGTTCTTGGTGAGTGGCGATCTTAAACTATTTATTAAGCTTCGCCATATAGAAGAGTTCCTAATAGTATTTACACTTAACGCCTTAGCAGCTCCTAGTGATAAAGTGTTAAAAGCAGCCCCTATTATAGCGGATACAGCATAGCTTTTATAATCATTCGCGGTCAATTTTCCTATGTCAAAACTTTTATCTGTCCAACTACGATAAATTATACTCTGAGCTACAGATCCAGCTGCCCCCGCTAATGGTGCAAATAGAGAGCCAAAACCACCTGTAGCTACGGCAAGATCAACACCTAGTCCTGAAATTAATCCTCCCACAGCGCCGGATACTGCACCTGCAGCAGCATTTCCGCCAGTGACTTTGGCCATTATCCAGCCAACACCACCGCCAACTAAACCGCCAATTATCGCATTGATGAAATCACCGTTGGGATCTTTATAGATGACTGGATTATTTGCACAATAGACAAATAAATTAGTGCCGATTACTCCTGCATTGGTATCAATTTGTCCATCTGCACTGATAAATCTCCCGGTCTGTGGGTCATAGTACCTACTGTTGAGGCAATACAGCCCAGTTTCGGAATCATAGCAGTAGCTCCTGTAGCGGAACGGGTTCTTTTGGCCAACCGTGTCTGCCAGTGAGCCTGTCGTGCTAAGAAGCTTGCCCCAAGCATCATAGGCGTATTCGACTACCAAATTGACATTGACATCGACGATGCCGGTCACATCGCCCTGAACATTTTTCGTGTAATAATAGGCTGTGCCGTTATAGGTTAACCCAACTAAAGTTCTGTCGCTTTCGTACAGGAACCAAAGAATGTCATTGCCAGTCTGCTGAGCCATGATCACACTGCCGTCGAGGGAGTAATTTTTCGTTACGCCGTTAATGGTTTTGCCGGTCCGAATTCCATTGCTGTCATAAGTATATTTTATATTTTGACTGTTTACAATGGAAGCTTTTAACTGTCGACCTTTCCAAGTGAAGCTCATGCTGTCTCGGTAGGTAAGCGGGTTCCCGACCACTATTAAAGGGAAAAAGCCCAGTGAACAATCACCGGGCTCATCGCTAAAAAGTCCTATTGAGTTTTTTCGATTATTTCTTTATCCCTACAAGATTTGATGCGACGATGTTTGATAAAACTATTGCTCATAGTTAATGTAAATTATGTAGAGTCCATACTACAAATATAATACAGATTAGTAATAAAATTGCGCATACAAGTATTAACTTGCAGAAAAACGGATTTCGTAGTGCTTTTGGTAGACATACTTTAAAAATAATTGCCACAAGTGAAACTCCTGTAATGGCCGTCAAGATATCTACTGTCTGCTTCACAAATAAAAAAATTTGAAATTCCTTTATTGTGTAACCTAATAATAGAAACAATGACGAACTTGCACCTAAACAGAAGATCAGCTTATACCAGATATCGTAGTTTTTATGGTATCTAATGAAATAGTACAACATCACTATAAAGCAAAAAGAAAGTGAAACTGCCTTGATTGGATAGGGCAAATAGCTGGGTATATACATTAAAAAACTCCCCCGATTAATTCAAATACTCTTCTTTGATCTTTTTACTGCCTTGTGCTATGAGATATCCGGCAGCCAAAGTAATTCACCACCACAAAATAGGCTACCGCACGACGATCTCTAAATCGCTTTGCGGCAGTCTCCTTTGCTTGATATTATGGGATTTCTTTTTAAAGACTCACTAGATACAATGGCCATTATGGCGTCAAGTCAGTCATAATTTACCTTGCGTTAATATGTATGATTTCTCCATCAATTGTTAGTTCATAATCTTGCCCGATATTATAGACATACGAATAATAAGTTGTACTTGGATCTATAGATGACTTATTTTTCTGAAATAATGAATTCCTATTGTCTGAAATATTAATTGGGTTCTTCGAAAAAAAGTTATGTATAACAACATAATAATCATTCGTATGTTTACACTCATAGACTCTAATCATATGAATCTTTTCGTCACCATTCTGCCACGTCTTAGCAAATACTTCCTCATATGATAGGTAAGTTCCGATTTTCCAGCCATTTTTAGCTTTCGGGATGACAGAGTAAGATTCCGATCCTCTATAAGAATATAGAATCAGAGCGGAATCTTTCCCTTCAATAACCGTACCCATATTACCCATAATCGAATAGTTAAAAACATTTTGCGGGGATGAAAAAGTTATGAAGAGATTTTCAACAGGCATTAAGGATGACATTGAACAGAGGGCCATTGCAACCACAAAAGAAAACGCGATTACTGTTCCTCTTAAGATTTTCTTTTTCCTTTTGTAGAGGATCAAAAATACTAGAAAAAATAATATGAAAATAAATATTCTAACGATACTATACCACAATTTTATTGTATCTCCCTTAAGATGTTTGTAGTGAACTAATCGGCTGTCCTGTTTGGACAAATATCGCTGCTGCAATAAACAATCCGCTGGCACTTACATTTAAATAATTAGTTTGATTGCTTTTATCGCTCAATTTGGCTGTAGTCGCGCTTTCAAATCCCAACTTCAATTCTGCTAACGAGGCTCGCAATCCAAAACTATTCGACGCGGTCCCATTTTTTATTGATCCTGATACTCCTGTGTTGTTAAGTCCAAAGCTTATATTCAGAGTAAAATTAGGTGCATTAATTTTTAATCCGACCGATGATGATGCAGTATTATTGTTCACTCCTATTGCATAAACAGAAATCGGTTTTGATGAGTTTCCTTGTTCGGATACTGTCGTAGTAATTTTAGTACCGGGTTTAACTGTAATAGGATACGGGTCTGGAATAATAGGAGGAATTTGGGATTCTTCTTGTATCACAGCTGAGCTACTTGCACCAAAAGTAGCATTCGCAAAATTTACGATTGCTGTTCCAACGCTTTTAAACCAATCGCCAATCTCTTTCCAAAACAGACCGCCAACATCGGAACGATTTACGGGGTCATTGCCGCAGTATGCAAACAAATTATAGTCCCTGATATCCTGATTTGCTCCGATCTGTGCGTCCGCATTTAGAAATCTCCCGGTCTGTGGGTCATAGTACCTACTGTTGAGACAATACAGCCCAGTTTCGGAATCATAGTAGTAGCTCCTATAGCGGAACGGGTTCTTTTGACCAACCGTATCTGCCAGTGAGCCTGTCGTGCTGAGAAGCTTGCCCCAAGCGTCATAGGTGTATTCGACTACCAAATTGACATTGACATCGACGATGCCGGTCACATCGCCCTGAACATTTTTCGTGTAATAATAGGCTGTGCCGTTATAGGTAAACCCAACTAAAGTTCTGTCGCTTTCGTACAGGAACCAAAGAATGTCATTGTTGGTCTGCTGAGCCATAATCACACTGCCGTCGAGGGAGTAATTTGTCGTTACGCCGTTAATGGTTTTTCCGGTGCGGATTCCGTTGCTGCCATAAGTATATTCTATATTTTGACTGTTTACAATGGAAGATTTTAACTGCCGACCTTCCCAAGTGAAGCTCATGCTGTAGCAGATAGAGCAAGGAAAAGCGCCCCGCATTTATCAACTGCGGAGCGCTGAAATCCAATAGGACTATTGCTCATGGTTCAAGTAGAGTTGATACAACAAATACTATAACACCAGCCAAGATTACTATTCCACAAGCCAATAATAGCTTGCGTAAAAATTGGTTACGTAATACCTTGGGCAAGCCTGCCTTGATAATAAAAGCTAAAAATAATATAAATGAAATTATAGATAATATGTTGACAATACGTTCTGCAAACATGAAAATTTGGAATTCCTTTATTGTTCTGTCCACTAAGAATAATAATGTGGAAATCATACCGAAATAAAGGATAAGCTTTACCCAGATATCTCTAAAAAGATACAAATTTCGAACTCTATAATTCCGATATCTTATTAAGCAATACAAAAAACCTGCAATCATCAAAAGCAGTACGGTTGCATCAACTGGATATGACGTAGAGTCTGCCATAATTTAAAAGTAGACCTCCATTAAGTCAAATACTCTTCTTTTAGTTGTTTGTTGATCTGCGATATGCCATAACTAATACCCAAAGAGGCTACAAAAACTACTGCGACAGGCAAACCAAACGAGCCCAAGAAGGCTCCAACGGCGAAAGAAGCCACAAACGCCCCAGTATCAATGCCAATAGCCGCTTGGAGGTTTCCGCCGGAATAGGATTGCGTGTCATTGTAAATATCGCCTGCCAGCAAAGCTGCCGATAAAACGCCAATTTTG of the uncultured Caproiciproducens sp. genome contains:
- a CDS encoding RHS repeat-associated core domain-containing protein; translated protein: MRGAFPCSICYSMSFTWEGRQLKSSIVNSQNIEYTYGSNGIRTGKTINGVTTNYSLDGSVIMAQQTNNDILWFLYESDRTLVGFTYNGTAYYYTKNVQGDVTGIVDVNVNLVVEYTYDAWGKLLSTTGSLADTVGQKNPFRYRSYYYDSETGLYCLNSRYYDPQTGRFLNADAQIGANQDIRDYNLFAYCGNDPVNRSDVGGLFWKEIGDWFKSVGTAIVNFANATFGASSSAVIQEESQIPPIIPDPYPITVKPGTKITTTVSEQGNSSKPISVYAIGVNNNTASSSVGLKINAPNFTLNISFGLNNTGVSGSIKNGTASNSFGLRASLAELKLGFESATTAKLSDKSNQTNYLNVSASGLFIAAAIFVQTGQPISSLQTS
- a CDS encoding RHS repeat-associated core domain-containing protein — translated: MLKVANGKNLNYTYNSNGIRTSKTADFVTTNHFLDGSVIMAQQTSNDILWFLYESDRTLVGFTYNGTAYYYTKNVQGDVTGIVDVNVNLVVEYAYDAWGKLLSTTGSLADTVGQKNPFRYRSYCYDSETGLYCLNSRYYDPQTGRFLNADAQIGANQDIRDYNLFAYCGNNPVNHSDLGGLFWKEIGNWISNAASTVSNWVSTTAASIKTWVASSVTGAFVGNAVVSGIDTAAEKAAAVVKTTESYWKPSTLVNARNTHVRVTVPKSSAAAIKSVKKISKIGVLSAALLAGDIYNDTQSYSGGNLQAAIGIDTGAFVASFAVGAFLGSFGLPVAVVFVASLGISYGISQINKQLKEEYLT
- a CDS encoding RHS repeat-associated core domain-containing protein; protein product: MSFTWKGRQLKASIVNSQNIKYTYDSNGIRTGKTINGVTKNYSLDGSVIMAQQTGNDILWFLYESDRTLVGLTYNGTAYYYTKNVQGDVTGIVDVNVNLVVEYAYDAWGKLLSTTGSLADTVGQKNPFRYRSYCYDSETGLYCLNSRYYDPQTGRFISADGQIDTNAGVIGTNLFVYCANNPVIYKDPNGDFINAIIGGLVGGGVGWIMAKVTGGNAAAGAVSGAVGGLISGLGVDLAVATGGFGSLFAPLAGAAGSVAQSIIYRSWTDKSFDIGKLTANDYKSYAVSAIIGAAFNTLSLGAAKALSVNTIRNSSIWRSLINSLRSPLTKNFDENLASLIMTKYLGLKQSVTDFILQQINEGN